The sequence below is a genomic window from Corynebacterium afermentans subsp. afermentans.
GTATCGGCGTTAAGCCACGCCCCTGTTTCGATATCCCTTTCAGGTGCGAGTGGGAGAGCATCTATAAGCGTGCTTCTCACCGCATCGAGAAACAGCTCAGCCTCGTCACGCAGATTCAAGTTGTCCCTCACCCAACAGCATCAATACGACGCTTAAATCGTCGTACAAGGCCCGCTCGGACTTATCTAGCATGCCCGAGTGGGCGAGCGTACGTAGTTCTTCAATGCTCGCAGAGGGCTGGCGTGTAGACCTGCGGAGAGCAGTGAGATAGTCTCGCTTCTTCTCCCAGAGTTCCTTGTTGTTGGTGGTCTTAATTTCAATTGCCGTGTCAATCACCTCAGCTCGCTGGGTTGTCGTTCTAGTCGCGAATAATAGTTAACGCCGCGCCACCGGCGACCCGCGCTGTAGAATGTTTGTTCTACAGCGCGGGTCGAGATGTTCGCACACAACACTGATCTCGACGAGACAGATGCGCTCGTGTTTCACTCATTGCTGGGCGTTTAACCCATCCCCTCAAACCACGCATACGCCTCCCGCATATCCGCCTCCCGTGCCCTGGCAGCGCCTTGGTGCCGCGTTGCCCCTCAGCGCGAGCCCGCGCCGCGTGGTCCAGCACCGGGTAGAGGAACGACTCCGTTTTACCGGAGCCAGTACCCGTGATCACCAGCGTCGGCTCTGGGCGACGAGCACCCTGATCATCCCGGCTGCGCAAACGCCGGAACGCCTCCGCCTGATGGTGGTACGGGGTGAACCATTCCGGCATCCAATCCAGAATCCCGTCCCACCCGATCGCGCGCATACGGCAACCGCGTACGCACATACGGGCCGCGGAACATGCCCCGCTCCGTGTCCTCCAAAAACGCCTTCAGCGCGTTAGACGTCTCCGGATTCGCAAGCGAAAACGCAGTGGCCAGATACTCAGAGACGCCCCCGAGGACGTGCTCCGATGCGTGAACGGGGATGAGGGTAGACACAATCGGAATCGTAGTTCAGATCGGATATCATTCACTTCGTCAGCAACTTGGTCACCTATACGATGCATCTTCGTCCACGTTTATCACCCTAGACGCTGCGGATGCCACATCTGCACAGAATGAAAGCACAGCTTCATTCTCATATACCTTGCTATCAATAGCCTTCCTGGCCCAAAGGTTTTTATCGCCAGAATCGAAAAGGGACCGATCAAAGCCCTCGAGCTCTCCAACTGGTAAAAGTAAGATCCCAATACTTGCCAAGCTCTTCAGCAGCTCCTCGACGAGACGTCGGATTTCCTCATCCTTATGGTCAGCCTTTATATCCTTGGCTATTCTGCTTTTGAGCTTGCCCTCGCTATTTTGTTTCGAAATCCCTTCGAATTCGGCTGAGTAGACTTCCCGAAAACGATCCCAAATCGCTGCTGCCAAGGAATCAACCTCCGAATACTTGTGCCGCCCCATCACCGAAACCGTATTCAACAGGCGCTTCTTTTCAGATATCAGGTCTAGATCGCCCACGATGAGGGTGGGAGTCCGGAGCCGTCGCAATAGATCTGCGATGGAGGCGAAGTTACCGTTCCCATTTGTGGGGATGAAGATTATCGAATCGTTTAGTGCATGAGCCTGGGGAACGGTGGAACCAGACTCATAATTATCGAATGCTTCCTCGAAGAAAAGCGCATCGTTCTCATTTTCAACCAGAACAGCGACCGCTGAGAAGAGGGACTCAAGGATCGGTGTGTAGCGGATCCGACTTTTTGCTCTAATGTCTTCGAAAGCATCAGGCTGCACGTTCGTCGACGAGTATTGATTGACCACGTCCCCCTTGTACGAAAGTCTGTGGACAACCAGCTGTTTAGAGCCTTCTCGGGCCATCCCACTTAGTAGATTCCTGTCGTGAGTTGCGCAAACAATTTGCCGCTTTTCCTCCTGGCATACTCTTTGAAGCACCTGCCCCAGCCGATATGCTTGTGGTGGATGCAGAAACGCCTCCGGTTCATCTATCAGCACTACGCTCCGCGAGTCCGTGTAGAGGCGCATCAATAGCCCAACTACATTCCGCATTCCGAGGCCTTGCTGATCGATTGTTCTCGCACTCTTAAGGAACTCAATTACATTTACCGAATTAGCGTCGGCGATCGAGGGCATTTCCTGCGGACGAGGCCCAAGGAAAAACGTCAGTTTCCCTTCGTGAAAATGGAAGTGGATTTCCTCATTGAAGATGTATTTGAAGGCCTCTCGCACCGCGTCATAAGCATCCTTTTGATCCCGGAGCTTTACGATCGCATTTCCGTAGTCCTCGAGCGATTTCCGGTCAGACTCAGTTATTCGACTCAAAGGCTCATCGAATCGAACAAACGTCTCGATAAACACACCAAAACGGTTAAACGGGCTATCCCATCTCGAAAAGTTTTCCTTATTTATCAAAGGGGAACTTCCGTAGACTGAATAGGGTAGTTCAGGATCGTAGTGAGTCCCGGCATCCTTGAAGTTACTTTCAGCGACCTGTCGTAGATAACTTCGCAAATCGCCCGTCGGCCAGCGGACCTCTACTGATTTAATCAGACCACGGTCGATACTTGCGGACGCAATTGATTTCCCATAGAGAATCGCGCGCAGTTGCTTGATGAAATATGACTTACCCGAGTTATTGGGGCCAACCAAAGCGAGGATTGAATTTGCTTCAAGACCAATCTGCTCTTCGGATTTCAAATGGATTGTTTGAAGAGTCGGTTGCTCTGGGTTTTGGACTGGTTTACCTGCCCAGTCGGAATCGCTCCCAATCACAGTTGTCACACCCCATCCGTTAGTAGGCCGTTTTGGCGCGTCCTAGTCAGACTAGTCCTACATCCAGACAAACTCGTGGGTTCTTAACTCACCCTTTTGAGAATTGGTGAATGCTTCGCATTTGGGACCATAGAATCGATCCCCCTTAGTTGCCCGCACTGAAGTTGGGACTTAATGAAAGTATCTAAATTCCCGCTCTGCCCTGTCGACTGGAATCTGGTTGGAAGGTATTCGGCGTCTAGTCTCCCATCCGCGCAAACTTCTTATACGCCTCCCGCAAATCCGCCTCCCGGTCCAGCTGCCTAAACGGATACTCGTAGACGTACTCCACACCCGACTGCGGATGCGTCCACGTCCGATCCGCCACCGACAATTCCGCACCGTCCTTCAACTTCGCATCCGCCTTCACAATCTCCTTCGGCACCTTCCGACCATTCGCATCAAACCGATCCTCCTGGTCATAACGCCGCATCACCGGAAACTGCGTCCGGTAAATCATGCACAACTCATCCGCCGTCACACCCAACGACAACGCCACAATCGCATCAATCTCCACCTGCGCAGCACGCCGCTCCTCATCCTTACGTAAAGGCGTATCGACGCCCCAAGGTTCCCCCACAACCTCCTCCCACAACGGGGCATAGGCCTCGGTGAGGCAGTTGAGGCGGAGGTAACTACGTAACAAGTGAATGTAACCCGAGAATTTTCGTCCGAAGACTAATCCTTCCACAACAGCTGGTCGGAGATGACTCACACCTGAAGCACGAACGAGAAAATCCACGACGAGACTCGATAGCGTCGCTCCCACGAGAACAGTGTCCGCAACGTCTTCCGTGCTGGCTGCGGAACCAACGGTATCTACGTGGGTCGCCCCAGGAGGAACTAGCGAGGGATAGGTCGTCCGGTACCCCGTTGTCGCTGCCATAACCCGCCACCCGACACGGTAAAAGTCTCGCGACGAAACGGTAGCACCATCCAACACCCAGCGGGTGTAATCAGCGTCGTATCTCGGCTGGTTCGTCCGATCCGGCTGGTATGCGGTCGCTGGAATGAAGCTAGCGGTCATCGATTCGAGGTCGATCTCAGACCAATCCTTATTACTCTTTAGACTGGGGTTCGGCTGCTTGACCATTGGGGTCGAGACGCCGAGGTGCGGTCCCTGAAGAATGACATCGTTCCACGAGGTAGGATGCGCCCAGCCGGTATCAAAATATCCCGCCTTCTTGTCAGCAGATTCGTGCCAGCCCGGGGAAAAATTCAGTTTGAGCTCGCGAATACGCGGTGCAGCTGCAAGTTTCTCGAGCACGGCCGCAGCTTCAGTGTTAACGGTGTAAACCATGCGGGACTCGACAGGTGGCACGGCGGTGTCCTCCAGAACCGAATGCCACACACCGAGTGCATTCTCATCGACAACTTGAATTCGGTCGCGGTGGGGGCGGACATCCCAATTGCCACTATCATCCTTTAGACCAGGCAGATTACCGGAGCCATCATGGGTCAAAGAGTCGGAAATGGTCGAAGAGTGATAAACAGATGTTGCTTGTTGGAATGAGGGCTTGTCCCGCATCGAACCGTACACGTGGATTCCGTACGTCACCAGATTATGCACGTCGAACAACCGGAGCTCATTGATGAACTGCCAATGCCTCCGTAACCGCAGGTACGCTCCTCGGCGCAGGGGAGCGGCCTTCTTCTCGGTGAAGTGTGATTCTGGGTGTATTAGCGAGGTAATGCCCTCATCGAATGAATTACCCCAGGTTCGTTCCATGAATCCTCGGTAGAGATCCGGCTGCTGGCCAGCTAGGTGGGGATAACGAGTGACGTCACCAAGAACCGCTGAAGTTGCTAACGCCTCGGCTAAACCGCGATATACAATCTCACGGGTCGGTTGATCGTGGTTCCACTGTTCCCGCCGCGATTTCTTTTCAGCCTGCGTCGGTTTGTGCGCGAGGGAAAACCACGCATCCGATTCGGAATAGAGCGCGTCCAAGTCAACGGTGGGCCGCACCCACGGCGGGTTGCCTACCTGGAGGTCGAACCCACCACGAGCGAAAACAGCGGCAAAATCCAGGTCCCAGTGGAAGAAGCCCTGCTCGGCGGCCACCGTGCGGACCGTGTTCAGCCACGGGTGCCTCTCCAAGACGATGTCGATCTTGCGTGCACCAGACAGCTCAATCTCGGTGCGCTCGAGCTGAACCA
It includes:
- a CDS encoding ATP-dependent nuclease gives rise to the protein MTTVIGSDSDWAGKPVQNPEQPTLQTIHLKSEEQIGLEANSILALVGPNNSGKSYFIKQLRAILYGKSIASASIDRGLIKSVEVRWPTGDLRSYLRQVAESNFKDAGTHYDPELPYSVYGSSPLINKENFSRWDSPFNRFGVFIETFVRFDEPLSRITESDRKSLEDYGNAIVKLRDQKDAYDAVREAFKYIFNEEIHFHFHEGKLTFFLGPRPQEMPSIADANSVNVIEFLKSARTIDQQGLGMRNVVGLLMRLYTDSRSVVLIDEPEAFLHPPQAYRLGQVLQRVCQEEKRQIVCATHDRNLLSGMAREGSKQLVVHRLSYKGDVVNQYSSTNVQPDAFEDIRAKSRIRYTPILESLFSAVAVLVENENDALFFEEAFDNYESGSTVPQAHALNDSIIFIPTNGNGNFASIADLLRRLRTPTLIVGDLDLISEKKRLLNTVSVMGRHKYSEVDSLAAAIWDRFREVYSAEFEGISKQNSEGKLKSRIAKDIKADHKDEEIRRLVEELLKSLASIGILLLPVGELEGFDRSLFDSGDKNLWARKAIDSKVYENEAVLSFCADVASAASRVINVDEDASYR